The stretch of DNA CCATTACCATTACCACATTGATCATGACAAATAAGTTTGCGGAGCCTACTGTTAAGACGTATCTGCTTTTATTAGTAACGCTAGGGTTTGGATTACTTGGATTTCTTGATGATTTTATTAAAGTAGCGATGAAGAGGAATCTCGGGCTTACTTCGAAACAAAAGCTGTTTGGACAAATAATCATTTCAGTTATTTTTTATTTTGTTTTTCAACAAAATGAATTTTCAACCGTTATTCATATTCCTTTTACTAATTTCTCCTATGATTTAGGATGGACGTATGTATTTTTTATCATTTTTTGGCTAGTTGGATTTTCAAATGCAGTTAATTTAACTGATGGATTGGATGGCCTCCTATCTGGTACTGCTGCGATCGCCTTTGGGGCTTTTGCCGTTTTAGCTTGGAATTTATCGCAATTTGAAATCTCGATTTTCTCTGTGGCAGTGACGGGAGCTTTACTTGGTTTTCTAGTCTTTAATGCGCATCCTGCAAAAGTTTTTATGGGAGACACTGGTTCCCTTGCTTTAGGAGGAGCCATTGCTACTATTGCTATATTAACGAAACTTGAAATTATTTTAATTATTATCGGAGGCGTGTTTGTAATAGAAACATTGTCTGTAATATTACAAGTAATATCCTTTAAAACGACGGGAAAAAGAATTTTCAAAATGAGTCCATTACATCATCATTACGAATTAGTAGGATGGTCAGAATGGAGAGTAGTTGTTACTTTTTGGGCAGTTGGCTTACTTTGTGCAATACTTGGAATTTATATCGAGGTGTGGATGTAATTGAAACAGATTAATCACTATCATCATAAGAAAATATTAGTAATAGGACTAGCAAAAAGTGGAGTTGCCGCAGCCTCTCTTCTACATAAGCTTGGAGCATTTGTTACAGTAAATGATTACAAGCCATTATCTGAAAATCTTGAAGCCCAAGAGCTTCTTGAACAGGGGATAACAGTCATTTGCGGGGAACACCCAATAGGGCTTCTTGAGGAAGGCTTTGAACTAATTGTTAAAAATCCAGGGATCCCATATCATAATCCAATGATTGCAGGAGCTATCGAAAAAGGAATACCTGTTATTACTGAGGTTGAGCTTGCTTATCAGATTTCGGAAGCCCCACTTATTGCTATTACAGGGACGAACGGAAAAACAACGACAACAACACTTGTTTTTGAAATGTTAAAAACGGGGGAGAAGCAGCCGTTACTCGCAGGGAATATTGGTATTGTTGCTTCTGAAGTAGC from Cytobacillus dafuensis encodes:
- the mraY gene encoding phospho-N-acetylmuramoyl-pentapeptide-transferase, with amino-acid sequence MMEKVIFFTIIMGFLVTVLLSPIFIPFLRRLKFGQSIREEGPKSHLKKSGTPTMGGIMILLSITITTLIMTNKFAEPTVKTYLLLLVTLGFGLLGFLDDFIKVAMKRNLGLTSKQKLFGQIIISVIFYFVFQQNEFSTVIHIPFTNFSYDLGWTYVFFIIFWLVGFSNAVNLTDGLDGLLSGTAAIAFGAFAVLAWNLSQFEISIFSVAVTGALLGFLVFNAHPAKVFMGDTGSLALGGAIATIAILTKLEIILIIIGGVFVIETLSVILQVISFKTTGKRIFKMSPLHHHYELVGWSEWRVVVTFWAVGLLCAILGIYIEVWM